A genomic segment from Pectinophora gossypiella chromosome 3, ilPecGoss1.1, whole genome shotgun sequence encodes:
- the LOC126382283 gene encoding zinc finger protein 260 produces MSADAASLPCPICSHTGVFDSVQSLRDRLISVSTNTILCPVCQEEVSGLDKLTIHLFSHVKIVPKNGNIKTDDSKDSRSKSKSENQTVVKLQQKKSKPPTAKNKTTAAPNTPVKFVKIYPKLPVISLNTVPVIDISRNQPLEECVQAGNPIYVPTVKTEVSFTQTNTTCNVCGLQFVDANILRMHRCLIHNIDENSNINSTRYHCHICPKNFKMRGSLMVHLRVAHFGFSSTEGGSESNSDRNYEGKNVNQPADDKPVNPERIDNKQWQCDVCRKCFTTKYFLKKHKRLHTGETPYACTQCNKTFTFQQSYHKHLLYHNDEKPHTCSYCGRAFKELSTLHNHQRIHTGEKPFSCETCGKCFRQRVSYLVHRRIHTGVMPYKCTACEKSFRYKVSQRTHKCQAQPPGTVVRQTGDLVEKLKKKHTDTSELLDDCNQNSNNYKTVEVISSAFPEVSEANAELALRGAKLSLEDMESENFSLIAEAFNENNQHPSTSYGTEIRNDVSAVADNELFQSNIDEFIDTIPTADKSVPSPSEILKNLCLSKDEDYIGILQNVDDTKSYNNKEFDVFYNGL; encoded by the exons atgagTGCTGACGCTGCCTCTTTACCTTGTCCGATATGTTCGCATACTGGAGTGTTCGATTCTGTGCAATCACTGAGAGATAGATTAATATCTGTATCTACCAATACTATATTGTGCCCAGTTTGTCAAGAAGAAGTATCTGGTTTAGATAAACTTACTATTCATTTATTTAGTCATGTGAAAATAGTACCTAAAAATGGAAATATAAAAACTGATGATTCAAAGGATTCAAGAAGCAAATCGAAGTCGGAGAACCAGACTGTGGTTAAGTTGcagcaaaaaaaatcaaaaccacCGACGGCTAAAAATAAAACGACAGCTGCGCCAAATACGCCAGTTAAATTTGTAAAGATATATCCAAAGCTACCGGTAATATCGTTAAATACGGTGCCTGTTATAGATATATCGCGCAATCAGCCATTAGAAGAATGTGTGCAAGCTGGCAATCCTATTTATGTACCGACTGTAAAAACAGAAGTATCGTTTACACAAACAAACACTACATGCAACGTCTGCGGACTGCAGTTCGTTGATGCTAATATTTTGAGAATGCACAGATGTTTAATTCATAATATTGATGAAAACTCTAATATAAATTCAACCCGTTATCATTGTCACATATGCCCTAAAAACTTTAAGATGAGGGGTTCTCTAATGGTTCACTTAAGAGTTGCTCACTTTGGGTTTTCTTCAACGGAAGGTGGCTCCGAATCAAATTCAGATAGGAACTATGAAGGAAAAAATGTTAATCAACCTGCAGACGATAAGCCAGTCAACCCTGAGAGAATTGATAATAAACAGTGGCAATGTGATGTTTGTCGAAAATGTTTTACGACGAAGTACTTCCTGAAGAAACATAAACGATTGCATACAG GCGAGACTCCGTATGCGTGTACGCAATGCAACAAGACGTTTACCTTTCAACAATCGTATCATAAACATCTCTTGTATCATAACGATGAGAAGCCCCATACGTGCAGTTATTGTGGCCGCGCTTTCAAAGAGCTGTCAACCCTGCATAACCACCAACGCATTCACACAGGAGAGAAACCTTTCTCTTGTGAAACATGCG GTAAATGTTTCCGTCAGCGAGTTTCATACTTAGTTCACCGGAGAATTCATACTGGGGTCATGCCCTATAAATGCACAGCATGCGAGAAAAGCTTTCGCTATAAAGTGTCACAGAGGACACACAAATGTCAGGCTCAACCACCGGGAACAGTTGTACGACAAACAGGAGACCTTGTTGAAAAATTGAAGAAGAAACATACTGATACAAGTGAATTGCTGGATGACTGTAaccaaaattcaaataattataaaacagttGAAGTAATTTCTTCAGCATTTCCGGAAGTATCTGAAGCAAATGCAGAGTTAGCTCTTAGAGGAGCTAAATTATCATTGGAAGATATGGAATCAGAAAATTTTTCCTTGATTGCAGAAgcttttaatgaaaataatcaACATCCAAGTACCAGTTATGGAACAGAAATTAGAAATGACGTATCAGCAGTAGCAGATAATGAACTATTTCAATCAAATATTGACGAATTTATAGATACGATTCCAACTGCAGACAAAAGTGTGCCATCGCCATCGGAAATATTGAAGAACTTGTGTCTTTCTAAAGATGAAGACTATATTGGAATTTTACAGAATGTAGATGACACAAAAAGTTACAATAATAAAGAATTTGATGTATTTTATAAcgggttataa